Proteins encoded by one window of Candidatus Zixiibacteriota bacterium:
- the prfB gene encoding peptide chain release factor 2 (programmed frameshift) has product MIGTAKDTISDLKTRLSKLGGFFDLEGRREKINKLEQLTHAQDFWSDNQRAQSILKEISEHRKWLDKVEKFNRDLTDMEELLALTEGEDSADAREIEQSLAQMSADMEKLEMATLLSGPDDARNAILTIHPGAGGTESQDWAEMLFRMYNRWCEIKGYKVSLLDYLPGEEAGLKSATLEITGEYAYGYLKAESGVHRLVRISPFDANSRRHTSFVSVFVYPEVEDNIAIEIKDDDIRIDTYRSSGAGGQHVNKTSSAVRITHFPTGIVVQCQNERSQIKNREVAFRILRSRLYQLQVEEQRKKRDAIEKSKKKIEWGSQIRSYVFHPYNMVKDHRTDVETSNVQAVMDGDLDKFIEAYLANPELNER; this is encoded by the exons ATGATTGGAACTGCGAAAGATACGATATCTGATTTAAAGACACGACTTTCCAAATTA GGAGGTTTCTTTGACCTGGAAGGACGTCGTGAAAAAATTAACAAGTTGGAGCAGTTGACCCACGCCCAGGATTTCTGGAGCGATAATCAGCGGGCGCAATCTATCCTCAAAGAGATTTCGGAACACCGCAAGTGGCTCGATAAAGTCGAGAAATTCAATCGCGACCTCACCGACATGGAAGAACTTCTGGCGCTGACCGAAGGAGAAGACTCCGCCGACGCCAGAGAAATCGAGCAGTCGCTGGCGCAGATGAGCGCCGATATGGAAAAGCTGGAGATGGCGACATTGCTCTCCGGTCCTGATGACGCCCGCAACGCCATACTGACTATTCACCCCGGCGCCGGCGGCACCGAGTCACAGGACTGGGCCGAGATGCTTTTCCGGATGTACAACCGCTGGTGCGAGATAAAGGGATATAAAGTGAGCCTGCTTGATTACCTTCCGGGCGAAGAAGCGGGCTTGAAATCGGCGACGCTCGAAATTACGGGAGAGTATGCCTATGGCTATCTCAAGGCGGAATCGGGAGTGCATCGGCTGGTGCGGATATCGCCGTTTGACGCCAACAGCCGACGGCATACGTCGTTTGTCTCGGTCTTTGTCTATCCCGAAGTGGAAGATAATATCGCGATTGAAATAAAAGATGATGATATACGGATAGATACCTATCGCTCCTCCGGAGCCGGCGGGCAGCATGTGAATAAGACCTCATCGGCGGTGCGTATTACCCATTTCCCGACCGGAATAGTGGTGCAGTGTCAGAATGAGCGAAGCCAGATAAAGAACCGGGAGGTGGCGTTTCGGATTTTGCGTTCGCGGCTTTATCAGTTGCAGGTGGAAGAGCAGCGGAAGAAACGGGACGCGATAGAGAAATCGAAGAAGAAAATCGAATGGGGAAGCCAGATACGAAGTTACGTGTTTCATCCCTACAACATGGTGAAAGACCATCGGACAGACGTGGAGACCTCGAATGTGCAGGCGGTGATGGATGGGGATTTAGATAAGTTTATAGAGGCGTATCTGGCGAACCCGGAGCTGAATGAGAGGTAG
- the pta gene encoding phosphate acetyltransferase: MTATSGEGQNILEVIKEKARAKKRRVVLPEGHEPRVIAAAKMIVEQKIASVTILGDKDTVARHAREYALELDKVQLIDPKKSELLPAFTKEYYELRKAKGITQAQAEETMKNILFFGAMLVRKDLADGSVAGSVNTTGDVLRAGIQVIGMAPGIKTVSGAFMMVVPKYRDQVNKVFLYADSAVVPNPDPEQLASIAVSTAQTMKNLIGEEPKVAMLSFSTKGSAKHEDVDKVLAALEILRKNYPDLKVDGEFQVDAAIVPEVAKSKAPGSEIAGYANVLIFPDLDAGNIAYKLTQRLANASATGPIIQGLAKPSNDLSRGCSAQDIVDTTAIAMLMKG; this comes from the coding sequence ATGACAGCAACATCTGGTGAGGGGCAAAATATTCTTGAGGTAATTAAAGAGAAGGCGCGAGCGAAGAAAAGACGGGTGGTGCTTCCGGAGGGGCATGAGCCGCGGGTGATAGCGGCGGCAAAGATGATAGTCGAGCAGAAGATTGCTTCGGTAACGATACTGGGAGATAAAGATACTGTCGCCAGGCATGCCCGAGAGTACGCCCTGGAGTTAGACAAAGTACAGCTGATTGACCCAAAAAAAAGCGAGCTTCTCCCCGCTTTTACCAAAGAGTATTATGAACTTCGGAAAGCCAAAGGGATAACTCAGGCGCAAGCCGAAGAGACAATGAAGAATATTCTCTTTTTCGGAGCGATGCTGGTGCGGAAAGATTTAGCCGACGGTTCCGTGGCCGGCTCTGTGAACACAACCGGAGATGTATTGCGGGCGGGGATTCAGGTGATAGGAATGGCGCCGGGGATAAAGACAGTCTCGGGGGCTTTTATGATGGTGGTGCCGAAATACCGCGACCAGGTAAACAAAGTCTTTTTGTATGCCGATTCCGCGGTGGTGCCGAATCCGGACCCGGAGCAGCTGGCATCGATAGCGGTCTCGACGGCGCAGACGATGAAAAACCTGATAGGTGAAGAGCCGAAAGTGGCGATGCTTTCGTTTTCGACCAAAGGTTCGGCGAAACATGAGGATGTCGATAAAGTCCTGGCGGCGCTGGAGATTTTAAGAAAGAACTATCCTGACTTGAAAGTCGACGGTGAATTTCAGGTGGATGCGGCGATTGTTCCGGAGGTGGCGAAATCGAAAGCGCCTGGCTCGGAGATTGCCGGGTATGCCAATGTGCTGATATTTCCGGATTTGGATGCCGGGAACATTGCCTATAAATTGACCCAGCGGCTGGCCAATGCCAGCGCCACCGGACCGATAATACAGGGACTGGCCAAGCCGTCCAATGACCTCTCGCGCGGCTGTTCGGCGCAGGATATTGTCGATACCACCGCCATAGCGATGCTAATGAAAGGATGA
- a CDS encoding pyridoxal phosphate-dependent aminotransferase, with translation MTISKLARDIKESPTLKLNEAAGKLRDRGEPVIHLGAGEPKSKVPLDAILNGAAKLTTADIRYTPTEGISSLIKAVVRYTEESYRKVISTKNVIISNGAKHSIYNLMVTLVDPQDEVIILAPYWVSYPEIVKMVYGKPVIVGPEDGRFLPSIEDIEEVMSSYTKAIIVNSPNNPSGAVYPAEFIAQIVELCEKKNIYLIMDDIYHKLVFNGKQAVSCYKYAKDQSDSSRLIVVNGVSKMYAMTGFRIGWTVANTKIIEAMINVQAQNMSCPSVVLQEAAAGALNGVQSGVEALRLMLQNNRDVMVNELRAFTGVKIIPPDGTFYCLPDFSAYSKDSVALSKFLLEKALVVTVPGKEFGLEGHLRLSYCGSVKEIMEGVARIKWALDPESPNEIYIGDRRYRRDWK, from the coding sequence ATGACCATAAGCAAACTGGCGCGGGACATTAAGGAGTCGCCGACGCTGAAATTGAACGAAGCGGCGGGGAAACTTCGCGACCGCGGCGAACCGGTGATTCATCTGGGCGCCGGCGAACCGAAAAGCAAAGTGCCGCTGGATGCGATTTTAAACGGCGCGGCGAAACTGACCACGGCGGATATTCGCTATACGCCGACCGAAGGTATCTCATCGCTGATTAAAGCGGTGGTGCGGTACACCGAAGAGAGTTACAGGAAAGTTATCAGCACCAAGAATGTAATAATTTCCAACGGGGCGAAACATTCGATTTACAACCTGATGGTGACCCTGGTTGACCCGCAGGATGAAGTGATTATCCTGGCGCCATACTGGGTAAGTTACCCGGAAATTGTAAAGATGGTGTACGGCAAACCGGTGATTGTGGGACCGGAGGATGGCAGGTTTCTTCCGAGTATAGAAGATATCGAAGAAGTGATGAGTTCTTATACCAAGGCGATAATAGTCAACAGCCCTAATAATCCCTCGGGGGCGGTCTATCCCGCGGAGTTTATTGCGCAGATTGTGGAGCTGTGCGAGAAGAAAAATATCTACCTGATAATGGATGATATCTATCACAAACTGGTTTTTAACGGGAAACAGGCGGTATCGTGCTACAAATACGCCAAAGACCAGTCCGATTCCTCGCGGCTGATTGTTGTCAACGGGGTATCGAAGATGTACGCCATGACCGGTTTTCGTATCGGCTGGACTGTCGCCAACACCAAGATAATAGAAGCGATGATAAACGTTCAGGCGCAGAATATGTCCTGTCCGTCGGTGGTCCTTCAGGAGGCGGCGGCGGGAGCATTGAATGGAGTGCAGAGCGGAGTGGAGGCGCTGCGGCTGATGCTTCAGAATAACCGCGATGTAATGGTGAATGAACTGCGAGCCTTCACCGGCGTGAAAATTATCCCGCCCGACGGGACATTTTATTGCCTTCCGGACTTCAGCGCATACAGCAAAGACTCGGTGGCGCTCTCGAAGTTCCTCTTGGAGAAAGCGCTGGTGGTGACGGTGCCGGGGAAAGAATTCGGCCTGGAGGGGCATTTGCGTTTGAGTTACTGCGGTTCGGTCAAGGAGATAATGGAAGGGGTGGCGCGGATAAAATGGGCGCTGGACCCCGAATCCCCGAATGAGATCTATATTGGCGACAGAAGATACAGGAGAGACTGGAAATGA